In the genome of Siniperca chuatsi isolate FFG_IHB_CAS linkage group LG14, ASM2008510v1, whole genome shotgun sequence, the window aggagggccAGATTAGACAGACCCCTGCTTGTGTCCTAACCTtaccctctctccatctctcacacGGAGTGTTAAGACTTTTTTAACAACACATTCCTCAGAGTTAATCAGTGTTTTCCCTGCCTTGTTCAGTCACGAGATGTCAGAGCAGCTGCTATGTTACTGCAAACATGCCACTGACTGTTCCCGTCTTCCCTGCTCTGCCTCTCGGTGTATTCCTCCCTCTGTTTGTTCTCTTTACCTTTATAACTCAAGAGGTGGAGCCACTGGCtgtatttacatactgtatgtttccacTGTCAAGGAAACCAGCTGAGCCTCTCTTGTGCAAAcactcccaaacacacacatacacttgcacactcacacacactcaccaaacAGGAAGACTATTACCTGTTTGGTGTGAGTTGGCTGGGAGCTGTCAGGTAAGAAAGACTTAATTTTTGTTTCTTCGAAGTCAGGACGAACAAGAGTTAACACAGGTTCTGTTAGTTCTTGTTATGGAAACAGATGATGTTAAAGTAGGAATGAGTTCATTACTTTGCTTTTACATTGCTTTTAATACATTCTAAATCGGATGACAGCATGGTTTCATGGTAGCGAGAGGTAACAGGTGAGATGGCAGATGGTGAcgtcacatttaaatgtcatggGAGACTGAGATTTCAGAGGACAACTATATTGTGACCAAAATTTAGTTTATATACACAGAATTTATATAGACGTGATCCTGCAGTGACTGGAAATAACAATGTGTGGTAACAGCGTCTTATCAAGCCTTATTTTgggcaaaaaaaacattttttaagacGAGCTTGGTGGTAACTGTTTCTCAATGATTTGGCTAGAATTGATTACTTCAAATTCAAgacattgttgtatttgtggGAAATTGTGGAGAACAATGCCTTAGGAATTTAGGGAGGGGAGCAAAACAAAGATAATAGTGGAGCTGGTATTTCGGTCAGAGTAACAAAAGCACCTGTCAGACAAAAGACCTCCTTAAAGGCCATGTGAGATTATATTACTAGAAAAAACTCATACCTGACATTCATACAGGTTATCATACATGTCCTGAATTTCACAGTTACAGTTAATCTGTTTATAGTCTTTACTCTGTGTTATTGAAGGTCTTTTCTTGCCCACAGAGTTATCTGTGAAGAAGAGAAAAGTCGATTTGAATGATACCAGCATAAGGATCATTGGCACCACAGTGAGGAACAAGTTTAGCAGAGACATACTCCGGATTACAAAATTGGAAAATAAACTCATCAAACCACCACAGACCAGACCGtcaagaaacagaaaaggacTTTACAAAAGTTCATGGCTGTCCACCTGCCACTTGTGTGAGTGTGGATTACAAGTCCAAGGACCTGGGATGATGCTTTCTAACTGACTCCTACAAGCCTGCAACTGTCAACAATGTTCACCCCCAAGAAAAACAGTCTTCCCTCCCCGTGCCTGGAGGActccttcttccctctctcctcatcctccacagTCTCACTCTCCTTTGCTCTCCCCTCATCCACATCGTCCCCTGGCAGCAGTGACAGCGGAGGAGGGATAGAGACGGATCTGATACTAGCTGCAGAGCTGGGACAGGCTTTACTGGAGAAGAATGAGGAGCTGGCAACCACAGtggagcagagggagagggaggtggaggtAAGGATAAAGCTGCTGTAAACACAGTTTTTCGTAACtatgcaaacaaaacaatatagtGAGGTGGGAACAAAAGGAgcaccaaaaacattttaccaTGAACAAGCAAATTACATTTGAGTTATTCTAGCCTGCAGGGCAATCATTATAAAGGTGGAAACACTTGTAAGTCTGTAACTAACAACGATCAAGGTTCAATTTATTCCAccttaaaaaatggaaattacaGTTCTCCCATCCTAATATAGTCCCTCACTTTTGTCTCTGCATatcacataaacataaaacaattaGTCAGAGGACTATAGTTAAGTACGAGAATCGTGCAGAAAGAAGTTAAATGTATTtagatattatttttattattagaagCTGTAAAAAGTGGTAGCAGCAATGTtagcatttttattgttgttgttttgaacaCCGCTGGTTTTCTGTAAGTATTTTCCCTCTAAGTTATTTAAATTCATTCCTTACACTGCAGGTATAAATCTGTCCCTGATATAGAGTCAAAATTAACAggataggcctttttcactctagacattttgacttgttgcaataggaaaagcacaggtgtaaataataaaatgaatgatggctgaattccatttagctgcttcggtttcagggacacttgaatagaacagagccattgttaatgttattagtaacaagtgaaaatgcattttattacCACACAGCTAGGCTGGTGGAATTAATCTCAGTCAGTAATCAGTGCAAACATAAATTACATAAATGTCCTGTGATTTTAcgactatgacaagtcaaaatgtctgctgtgaaaagggccTTTGGTTTTTAAGGACCAGTGTCACTGAATCTAATCTTGTCCTCAACAAGACACATTTCACTTCACATTCAAAGTAACAAGAATACAGACATAAAATGATCCATGTATTTTAGTGTTTGATATTATCATGTTGCCTTGAAGCCacttaatgttgtgtttaatgtCTCAGGCTTTACAGCAGGAGAAGCATGTTCTTCAGAGGAAGCTGGAGATGAATGAACTGACATCtgggcagagagaggcagagctgaCAGCAGATTTAGCTGCCTTAAGGGCTGAGCTGGAGCGACATCACAGCCAGGGACGCGACCGACGAAAGGATGAGAGTGAACAGCTGACTCAGTTAGCCAACCATAACCAACGCTTGGTGGAGCAGCTAGCAGAGGTTAGCTTATACTACCAGAGAATAGGCAGCCTGAACCCTGCCTTAATGAACTGCTAACCCACCAAAGAGAACATCGCAATTATGCTGTTAGAATAAACAGAATCTAGGCGTATGAGTGTTGTTTATGTGTAGGAATTGTCTGCGTGTGTCTGGTGTCGCTGTCACACAGACAGGAACAATGCAGGCTAGCAGGTTTTGGGAGTCCCACCTTTGTCACTCATTGAACAATAGATACATTTCTCAACTTTTTCTCACCCATCTAGGCTGTAACACTGGAACACACCTTGAGGACTGAGCTTCGTTCCCTCAGAGAAGAGATGGAAGAATCATCTTTCAGCCGAAATATCAACTTCACACAATTACAGAACATACATGCAGAGGTATACTTAACAGTCACTTGTTTTGCACAAGTAATTCAATGCCAAAGTAACTGCCGCAGTTTTAGTGTGACAGTCACAAACATATTATGCTATCTTGAATGCTGCAGGATAGTAggtcacacacaaaaagcattACATTTGCAATATGGCCAAATAGTATGAAATTATAATACAAAGTGAGAGTAAGGAGAGCTGGTTTTAAGTCTTATGgggcaagtccaagtcaagtttCAAGTCCTGTCAAAGCATGTCCTTGATCAAGTCCGTTGCCCGCCTTTAAGGTCTCTGTATACTGACCATTAAATAACAtggcatttaaacattttaattacaaagCTGTGTTAACAGTGTTTTCATATAGGTAAAACCAAGTCCTTTCAAAGAATTATGcctaatatttaaatattcaagATGTGCTATCCAAGGCCCGCCTGCCCGACTTGTAGACATAAGTATCCATATAAAGCATCAAAATAGGATTCATGTATTCTACTCTATCtgaaataaatgacatttatttattatgctGAACATTTATAAATGTTGGCAATAATTTCAGTTACCACTCTTTCATTGCACcatttattcagtattttatgtttatccatctttcttttcttcccgTACAGAACAGAGTTTTGCTGGAGCGGCTGTCGCACATGGAAGCACAACTAAAAGGATCACAGGAGCACAGCAATAGACTCTACATTGAGAGAGAGCAACTGAGAGATAGACTGTCAGAACTACAAACgaaactgagagagaaagaagcagaggTGAGGATCAGAGACTGGCTACTATTTACGATGAACTGCAGCATTGAAAGATAAAGCCTGAGGGAGAATCATGTGCTGCAGGAGATATTACTCAACAGAAGCCACTAACACGACTGCTTTTAAGCtcttgatctgtgtgtgtgtgcttgtgcctgttgctcactgtgtgtgtggttgtgtgtgtttgtgtgtatatgtagatAGAGCAGGAGCAGGGAGTGGTGTTTGAGTTGAGAACCGTGAATCGCTCTCTACAGCAGAACGCTCTGAACCTAGGAGAAGAGAACATTCTGGACAGTAGACACACACAACCTTTGTCACTGCTTAGTGAAATTCAGCAatcacaggtacacacatacacatacacacactgagtaACTGCACTGACAAGTTTCATGTGCTAGTGTGTACTAATTCTGACCCTGTAGCCTTCTGACATCCTTCTTTTGATAGTTTGAGACTGAACCCGTCTCCAAAATTCCCAACCACTTCGTAGCCAAATTTGCATCGAAAGCACAAACACCTAGTAATAAGTGTTTTGACCTTACTGACCTTCCTatctgttgtgttgttgtgtataTCTCTCCTGCTAACCAGACTAAAGAAGCTCTTCTAGCTCACTCCACAGTCCTGCAAGCAAGAGATGAAGAGATACGAGCACTCGCAGAGGAGGTCTGTTGAACTGTATACAACCACACATACgcttttcacaaacacacttagAGGACATACTGCGATTTGTTGCTGGTTTCCATTTCAGTGGGTTAAGGTTGCCTGGAATGGGTGAAAATCCTTGCTACTATGTATATAGTTCTATATATCTAGAATATACATGCCTGACAAATCGAGGAGCGTGGTTAGCTGTTTAAATATATTAGAAAGGTAGGCTAAACTTTAAAAGGGGAAGAACAGAGTGTAGCCTAAcatcaatatatttaaattttaatcaaTGAAATCAGACCACTTGCATCTTGCTACagttaaagtccccctccactcaaaaatgctAATTGTTACTTAATTTGGATGTTTGACTTTCACTGTGTAATATTATGTGTGGGCAGAGTTTGATAGAAGACTGTTTCATCTGTTGAAGGGGGAAAGCTTCTTTGTGCTCGCATTAAATCTGAGattattttgtgacatcacaactagtttggagccaatcGTGGTCCAGTATGCAATTTACACCTGTGTGATGTGTAAACGTAAAACTTCCACATCATATACACTGAcatttcagtgaagtaggagacatcctGTGTCCAGTACtagaaaaatatttgtatattcatAGATTCTAGATTTTTCAATAAAGGAGGAGTATATGTAATTGTAAGAATTTTTAACTAATTTATTGAATTTATgttgtggaaaaaccatatgAGACAGGTCAGGAGGGGATCATTAAAATGTATGGacataatggagtatttttaggaaaaataaaatgtcatgatCATTACAATATGTATGCCTTTCAATTTCACACTTTGCAGCTACAATCTCAACGAGAGGAGCTGGAGTCTTTGAGGGAAGAAATCAAGCCATTTAGAAGCAGTCCTGGAATGCCAAGCTACAGGTAACGCTACACAACaacatatttgtttatttgatttgaattCATCGCATTTCATTTGAACCCACAGTGgcaatttacagtatgttttgctAATCATCATATCAATGTCCAGTTCTTTAGAGAGTGAACTGGCCACGATGCGTCAGGAGAAAGAAACACTAACTCAGCAGCTTCTCAACACCATCAAACACAAGGTGGTGCTGTCTCAAGAGCTGGAGGCCTGGCAGGTGAGTCTGTGTGCTGGGATATACAATTCTAAATCTTGTCTTTTggcaacacatttaaaatagttCAGTGTACAAGCAGAATATTGCATTTCCATGTGAACCTTTCATCTTGTTGCAGGAGGACATGCGGTTGGTGATCAATCAACAGGTGCAgcaaagggaggaggagagacagagggaaaaacaGCAAGAGAAAGACAACACAGTAGGATTCCAAAGAAGCAAGTCTTTGAGAGTgaaaggagaaggagggaaaggattcttctcttcctttttcaaagacaaatgacaaagaaaagaggcATCGGTTAAACGGAGTATCAGCCTTTATCTTTGCCACTGTGAGCTTATTCTGCCAgataatgtacagtgtaatCTGTTATCAGCAtcaacaaatgaaatgtttacatacctcatatttgaatatatttgtatatatatatgtacagtatatcagtaatttcagtttttagGACTTTGTATTAAAACTTTAAAGCCACCATTGAATCTCTATTGGGTGTTTCATAATCTgttggttgttttatttttttggtcacaaaaggagagaaactggaggaaaataacagcttctggtgagttctgagttcagtcagaggctgacctgaacacaaacacacaggcacactcccCCAGGGACACAGTCGGTGTGTtcattgctagctagcttacagctaatgtctgtacagtaCGTTGGCTGTGTGTgccaaaaaaacacatcataacAGTCCAACTGTCAAATTTGCGCGAATGACGCAAGGTGAACTTTTGCttcactttctgtctgaacacaccttgaGGCACAACAAGCTGAACTGAATACAAAACAGACATATTATGGCCTTATAAAGCTGTTGATATTAGCAAACTATTGATATTATTAActatttaaacatccagcagccttggagcaacattaacattcatttggagtctctggtgtttctggccacccgataaatgtccaatattcactctccttttagctttgttttggtcattAACAATTCCTGAGAAAAATGTATCTGGCTGTTTAGCTTGCAAGATGCTAAACTATGTACATAGATTCAAAACAATGATGGAGGATAAAAGCACCTTGGTGCTGAGGGTAAGTTCAGAGTTaaggggcgatcacacagaCACGCACCGCTACAGGTACAGACAACTAAAAAGCTGGTGTGCCTGTGGAGTGGGGCTGCATGCGCCCCTGCTCCATAGCTCTCTCACAGTCCAACAGTTAGCCTATTTATCGGCATAATAAACAGCATTATACTCCTCAGATTCACCTATAAGTGACCCCTTTCgtattacatgtagtcatttgacccatagttaatattaaaaatattcattagtaGAAATTTAAAGAAGCTAGATGTAAgaatttttagtttaaaacattcaaaaattaactaaaattatcaacagaacGTGAAGAGTAACAGTTTTGACGTTATATCAAAGACGTCTATGTGTTGCAGACTGAAGGTATTATGCTAACCAGTTATCCCTGGCCAGTCCTGTCTTGTAATACCACTTTATACCTCAAGAACAAGAGTTATCACTGGCgttgctttccaccactggagacaGTTCTTGACGAGTAAAGCGATGAAGTCTGATGCTGAACTCGCAATGTTTCTTCTAGACTGGAAAGTAAATATCTGTTAATGTTAATTTGTTTGGAGTATGAATGTGACAGGTGGTCAATTCTTACCTATAGCCTAGCTCCtttaaaacacaatgaatgCACAGTGTTATATCTATAGAACTGCAATGTATTATGACAAATACTAATGGggaagaaaaaattaaaacagtaacTATGATAGAAATAACATCTTTAATAAATTAAGTCCAAAAAGACAGTCACTCCCTTCCACTTCTCTCTATGCTTATATTACACAATGTATAAATACTACATAAGCAACATTTGTTATGTTAAACAGGACTGGAAATACCCAGAAGCAGCGTGAGTAGTGCAGGTTGCATACAGGTCAGTGTTTCTAtctatatacatacagtacagtcctGGCTCAGTAGTGTCAGTGCATAGCTGCTCTCATATCCCTCAGCTGGAGGTTAGTATATATGGAGCAGCATCTTTTCTCTTAGAGTCAACAGGCTGTGTGGTATCTCACACACTTTTTATATGCTTGCAAAAAAAAGTGCACACAATCAAACTCATAAtcacttactcacacacacaatattttaaaaataatattggcGTTTTAGCATGATTTCACTCGTTTTACATTTCTGCCGACCACTTTTTAGATTGATCCTTTAGGCATTAGTTTGTGTGAAAATCAGCTCACAGAGACTGGCCTGAGATAAGTGacaatttaagtgttttttctctgttagTATCATGAGGTAATGCTGAGGGCAGCCATATTTCCAAACCTCATCCATGTTGGTGCATTCAAGCAATCAGAAGCCCCCACATTCAAGATTTGGGAGACAGATGCATTGGTGAGCTATGCTGAATAAAAcgcacaagaaaaacaataaaccaaTATGGACATTGAGAAAAGAATAATTTGGTCATTTGTATTACCTGTCCCAAGCAGGTTTCCTGTTTCTACAAGTTGAGTTTCAAATGATACTGCATGAATGTAAACCAATGGCTGCCAGGAAGATTAGAAAAATCATGTAAGAGTTTTACAGACGATGGTGTGCTTAAGAAAATGGTCGACAGAAAGGTCAGGTATACAAGAATTATAGTTAATGGGCTGTAACATGACAAACACTACTATCTttcaatatacaatatacattaAGTTTCTTTATGACTACCTACAgtataaaacttttatttattttcagtacaGTATGCCTCTTATCCTTTCTGTTTCCATTGTCCAGAAGGTGATGTGCAGTCTGATTTCCAGGGGACAGTAACACATCTCCAGTCACAGTTGAGCCTCTCACAATGTTCATCCATTTTTCCTGTTTAATCTTATTGTCACCTAATCAGAAAACATCACCTCAGTTTTGAGAGGTAGGTTGCAAGATGAGATGCATCGATTTAAGGAAACATTTTGGGCTCCAACCCCGACACAATCCACGGTACTCAGGTGTTTGTAGTAAGCATTTTAGTGACGCTGATAAACCTTGGAAGATCAGGTCATCATGAAGCCTCTGAAATAGGTCTCTGGATGGGTGTCCTGACAGCAGGTAGTGATTCCAGCTGGGGTAATTGGAGAATTATCCCACGTTGATGCCTAGGCCCACTTGCAGCTTGTCACCTCTGTGATTTACGAAGGCACCCATGATCAGGGTGGCAGGGAGCGGGGTCAGACGCTTCTCCAACACGCCTCCTATTATGCACCGACTGTTTATCATacctgaatacacacacacacacacacacacacacacacacacacacacacacacacacacacaaagtctcatatactgtatgttttcttaaTAGCCTTCATTGAGCTTGACATTTGACTCAAAGTTGCAGAAAGAAATTTACCTCGAAAGACCATGTTGGCCTCTGGGAGTTCCATCTGGTACCCAAATGAGGTTGTGGTCTCCTGTGTCCTGGTGCTGGCTTCAAACTCCACCCCAACTTGGATCtggtgaacacaaacacacgcaaatgcacattttcaatatgCACCTAAAGTAAATGGTATGTTCAAAAAGTATGGTGGTATTTGCTGTACCTGTTTGTTGGCTCTGTGATAGTAGCTAGCATGGGCACCTCCTTTCCCAGCATTCAACGTCACCACCCAGTTTGGTCCTGcatggagagacagaaaaaaggttTAAACGCTGCTGCGAAATCAAGCAAAACAGATCAGGAAAGATACCAGCTCAAATAAATCAGATGTTTGAAGCAGATTCACAATTTAACACAAAATCTCACTTGAGTACTGTCCAGCCAAAGTAAGAattcctccttcctctgctcGGCCCCGATGGTAGACTAGCTCCCCTCCTAACACAAGCCCAGAAGACACACTCTGCAGGAAGTGTGCGACGAGGATAACTGTgcaagagaaacacacacagatacatttgACTGATTGCAATAGTACTTTTTTCTAATATCGGTGGATAATGATATCATGCCAATATTTTGATGCATCTTTATCAGGAACTAATGATGACTGTAAAAACT includes:
- the bicdl2 gene encoding BICD family-like cargo adapter 2 isoform X1, with the translated sequence MFTPKKNSLPSPCLEDSFFPLSSSSTVSLSFALPSSTSSPGSSDSGGGIETDLILAAELGQALLEKNEELATTVEQREREVEALQQEKHVLQRKLEMNELTSGQREAELTADLAALRAELERHHSQGRDRRKDESEQLTQLANHNQRLVEQLAEAVTLEHTLRTELRSLREEMEESSFSRNINFTQLQNIHAENRVLLERLSHMEAQLKGSQEHSNRLYIEREQLRDRLSELQTKLREKEAEIEQEQGVVFELRTVNRSLQQNALNLGEENILDSRHTQPLSLLSEIQQSQTKEALLAHSTVLQARDEEIRALAEELQSQREELESLREEIKPFRSSPGMPSYSSLESELATMRQEKETLTQQLLNTIKHKVVLSQELEAWQEDMRLVINQQVQQREEERQREKQQEKDNTVGFQRSKSLRVKGEGGKGFFSSFFKDK
- the bicdl2 gene encoding BICD family-like cargo adapter 2 isoform X2 is translated as MFTPKKNSLPSPCLEDSFFPLSSSSTVSLSFALPSSTSSPGSSDSGGGIETDLILAAELGQALLEKNEELATTVEQREREVEALQQEKHVLQRKLEMNELTSGQREAELTADLAALRAELERHHSQGRDRRKDESEQLTQLANHNQRLVEQLAEAVTLEHTLRTELRSLREEMEESSFSRNINFTQLQNIHAENRVLLERLSHMEAQLKGSQEHSNRLYIEREQLRDRLSELQTKLREKEAETKEALLAHSTVLQARDEEIRALAEELQSQREELESLREEIKPFRSSPGMPSYSSLESELATMRQEKETLTQQLLNTIKHKVVLSQELEAWQEDMRLVINQQVQQREEERQREKQQEKDNTVGFQRSKSLRVKGEGGKGFFSSFFKDK